The nucleotide sequence GCCCGGGTTGGGCCTTCGCCTGTCTGGTCGCCGCGACGCTGACACGGCACAACGCCATCGTCGCCAGTGTGCCGCTGGTGCCCATGGTGGTGGCGCGCGTTCCCGCGCTGATGAAGGAACGCGCTCGCCCGTTCATCGCCAGTGGCATCCTCCTCGGAATCCTGGCGTGCGCCCCGGGCTTCGTCGAGCGTGCCATGGGCGCGCAGAAGTCGTGGATTGGCGGCACGCTGCTGGTGTTCGACGTGTTGGGCGTCTACGCACGCGAGCCTTCGGCGATGGAGCGCTCACCGCTCGTGGAGAGATGGCGGTGGACCCCGGAGCAACTGGGTGGACTGTACGACCCCCGGTCGATCACTCCGCTTCTATGGGGAGACCCGGCGCGGGGCTCCATCTCCATGACGCAGGTCCTCGAAGCGAGGGACTCCCTGACTCGCGAGTGGCTCCGGGTCGTGCGCACGCATCCAGGAGCGTATCTGCGGCACCGCCTGTCGGCGTACGCCGCGAGCCTCGGCGTGGGGGACTCCTCCGACAGCTACTATCGCGACATCGGGAGCTACCACCGCGCCATCGAGGCCAATGACCTGGGCTTGAAGCTGCGAACCCACACCGCGGTCCATCGGGCCCTGGCGGCGATGCGTGAGGGTTTCCCCTGGGTCGTGGGCCGTGGCGCACCGTGGCTGGCGTTGACCCTGGTGCTGGCGGGCGTGGGTTGGCGTCGTCGGGCGCGGGATGGCGGGCTGATGTTCTGCGTGGCCGCCTCGGGCGCCTGCTATGCGTTGGCGTACCTCCCCGTCAGCGTGAGCGCCGAGTACCGCTTCTATTACTGGACGGCCATCTCCGCGTTCGCCGCGAGCGCGCTGTGGCTGGCCCGGCCGCCTCGGGCAGCGCACGGGCACCTGCGCTAGACCGGAGTTCGTGATTCGCGATCAGGCTGGGGAGCAGGCGGGTGCGGAGGAGAAGGGAAGAGGGAGCAGCGGCAGCTCTCGCTCGGCTCTGTGTGCGCGGAAGACCTGAGAGAGCGAGAAGGGTGTCTGTCATCAGGTCGTGGACGCGCTGCTTCGGGTATCGCGACAAAGACGTTCACGGACGCGACACGTCTGCGCTTCGGAATCTGGCGCTGACCCGAAATCCCTAGCGCTCCATCGCCCGCGTGCAGGGGCTTCGCGACGACGAGCCCTGGACTCGAATTGCATCCGAAGTGCCGGCACCTACCTTTTTTCGGGAAGGCGCGCGGACTCGCGCGGGGGACACGACATGACTTCGACAGAGACCGTGCAGACGAGGGAAGCCCCCAGGACCGGATGGGGAGGCGACACCCGAGCGGAACCCGGCCTGCTCATCGAGGACCACGCTCTCCTCGGAGACCTCTACACCGCCGCCCTCGTGGCCCGAGACGGCTCCATCGACTTCCTCTGCCTCCCCGACTTCGACTCGGACGCGTGCTTCGCCTCGCTGCTGGGCACCCCCGACAACGGACGCTGGAAGCTCGCGCCGAAGTCACCCGTGCGCGAAGTGCGCCGCCGCTACCTCGGCAAGACGCTCGTCCTGGAGACGGAGCTCGTCACGGACGAAGGCACCGTGCGCCTGGTGGACTTCATGCCCATCCGCGAAGGCAGCCCGCACCTCGTGCGCTTCGTGGAAGGCGTCCAGGGCTCGGTGAAGATGCGCTCCGAGCTGCGCCCGCGCTTCGCCAACGGCTACACCGTGCCCCTGCTCAGCAAGCGAGACGGCATCTGCGCGGCCATCGCCGGCCCGGATGCCCTCTACCTGCGAGGCGGCCCCGGTGAAGCACCTCCGCCCTTCGAGTCGGAGTTCACCATCCGCGCCGGCCAACGTATCCCCTTCGTGCTGTCCTGGGGCCAGCCCTACAAGGACATCCCCGAGGTGCTGGACGCGGAGGCCGCCCTGCGCGACACGCAGGCCTACTGGGAGGACTGGGCCTCGAAGATCCGCCTGCCCGCCACGTACCAGGACGCGGTCGTCCGCTCCCTGCTCACCCTCAAGGCCTGCAGCTTCCATCCCACGGGCGCGCTCGTCGCCGCGCCCACGTTCGGCCTCCCGGAGACACCGGGCGGTGAGCGAAACTGGGACTACCGCTTCTGCTGGATTCGCGACGCGGCCCTGACGCTGAACGCGCTGATGCTCGGCAACCTCACCGATGAGGCGGAGGCCTTCGGCAACTGGCTGTTGAACGCCATCGGCGGCGCCCCCGACCAATTGCAAATCATGTACGGCATCCGGGGCGAGCGACGCCTCACCGAAGTCCCACTCGACTGGCTGAGGGGTTACGAGGGCGCCCGCCCCGTGCGCATCGGCAATGGTGCCTATGCGCAGTTCCAGCTCGACATCCTCGGCGAGTTCGCCGCGGTCCTCTACCTCCACTCGCGGCTCAAGGGCCGGATGACGGAGCGCGCCCAGAAGGCGCTCAAGAGCGTCGCGACGCACGTGTCCCAGGTGTGGACCCAGCCGGACCATGGCATCTGGGAGATGCGCGGCCCGAAGCACGACTTCACCGCTTCCAAGGTGTCCGCATGGACCGCCGTGGACCGCTGGGTGCGCGTCATCGAGGAGTACGGTCTGAAGGAAGACAAGGCGCCGTTCGTGAAGCTGCGGCAGACCATCTTCGACGAGGTGTGTAGCAAGGGCTACGACGCCCAGCGCAACACCTTCACCCAGTACTACGGCTCGAAGGGCGTGGACGCGAGCCTGCTCTTCATCCCGCTCTCCGGGTTCCTCCCGCCGGACGACCCGCGCGTCGCCGGAACGGTGCTCGCCATCGAACAGGAGCTGATGCCGGAGGGGCTGGTGCTGCGCTACCTGACCGAGGACAGCGTGGACGGGCTCGAGGGCGAAGAGGGCGCGTTCCTCGCCTGCTCCTTCTGGCTCGCGAACACCTACCACCTCATGGGACGGACCGAGGACGCCCTGCGGCTCTTCAACAAGCTCCTGGGACTCTCCAACGACGTGGGCCTGCTCGCCGAGGAGTACCTGCCCAAGGAGCGCAGGCTGTTCGGCAACTTCCCCCAGGCGTTCAGTCACCTGGCGCTCGTGAACTCCGCCTACCTCCTGGCCGAAGGACACAAACCGCCGATGCATTCGTAGACGGGAGGATGAGGCAATGATTGACCCGCTCGTCATCATCGGTGCCTCCGGAGACCTGACGGCGCGGCTGCTGCTGCCCGCCGTCGCGGAGCTCGTCGAGCAGAAGAAGGCCCCCGACGGACTCACCATCACGGGGGTGGACCGGATGGACTGGACCGAGGAGCAGTTCCGCGAGCGCATGCGCGAGGCGCTGGACTCGCATGCGACGCGCGCCTCCCCCCAGACGCGCGCGGAGGTCCTCCGCCGCCTGCGCTACCGCCGCGCGGACGCCACGCGCGCCGAGGACCTCCGGCGCGCGCTCAGCGGCTTCCAGCAGTCGGTCCTCGCCTACCTCGCCCTGCCGGCACACCTCTTCGAGCCCGTGCTCGAGTCGCTCTCCCAGGCAGGCCTCCCGGAGGGCAGCGTGGTGGCCGTCGAGAAGCCCTTCGGCGTCGACCTCACCTCGGCCTGTCGCCTCAACGAGCTCTTGCGGCTCCGGTTCCCCAGCACGCTGGTCTTCCGCATCGACCACTTCCTGTCGGACGAGCTGGTCCAGCGCATCATCGCCCTGCGGTTCGGCAACCGCGTGCTCGAGTCCATCTGGAGCCAGCAGCACATCCAGCGGGTGGTCATCACCTGGGACGAGACGCTCACCGTCGAGGGCCGCGCGGCGTACTACGACAGGGCCGGCGCGCTCCGGGACATGATCCAGAACCACCTCCTGGAGGTGCTCGCGCTCGTCGCCATGGAGCAACCCTCGCGCTTCGATGAGCGCTCCATCCGGGACGCTCGCGCCGCCGTGCTGCGGGCCATTCCCACCATGTCCATGGACCAGGTGCGCCAGCGCAGCGTCCGCGGCCGCTACGCGCAGGGGCTCATCGCCGGGACCCAGGTGCCCGCCTACGCCCGGGAGCGTGGCGTCGAGGCCTCGCGCGAGACGGAGACCTTCGCCGAGCTGATGCTGGAGGTGGCGAGCTGGCGCTGGGCGGGCGTCCCCTTCGTCCTGCGCACGGGCAAGGCGCTGTCCAGGGCCCACGCCGAGGTCGCCGTGTACTTCCGCTTCGAGCCGGACCACGCGCTGCGCAACAGGACGGGCGGACAGAACGTGCTCCGCATCGGCCTGTCGGAGCCGTACGTCCGCCTCGCGGTGAACATCAATGGACCGGAGCGGACGCTGGTCACCACCGACCTGGAGCTGCGCTCCCGCGCGGCCGGGCGGCTCGCGTACTCCAACCTCCTGCTCGACATGTTGCGCGCCGAGCCCATGCTCACCCTCCGGGACGACGAGGTGGAGGAGGCGTGGCGCATCGTCGGGCCGGTCCTCGAGGGCTGGCGAAAGGGCCTCGTCCCGCTCTGCGAGTACCCGGCCGGAAGCGCTGGCCCGAGTGCCCCTGAACAGTGGTGACAGACGGGAGTGCGACCCGCTCGAACGTCCCCTTGCCGATAGGCCCACCCTTCCTAGCTTGTGAGCGCGGCAAGGGGGGCGGGCGTCATGAGAGGGTCAAGGGAGGCCACCACCGTGAGGCGATGGTGGGGGCTGGTGGTGTGGGCTCCGCTCCCGGCGCACGCGTCATTCCTCAGCGGCGACGCGATGGACACCGCGGCGGACGTGATGAGCTGGGTCGTCATCATCATCGGTCCAGTGATTCTCATCTCCGGGTTCTGGATGCTCCACATCCTCCCGGAGAAGATCGCCGAGAAGCGCCATCACCCGCAGCTGGAAGCCATCAAGATGCTGTGCCTGCTGTCGCTGTTCTTCGGCGGGCTCCTGTGGCCGCTGGCGTGGCTCTGGGCCTACTCCAAGCCGACCCTCTACAAGATGGCCTACGGGCACGACCGCGTCCCGCCTCCGCACGGCTCGGAGCCGGCCGCGGACGACGACTCGGCGCTCGCGGTCCGTCCAGGGCCGGCCCCCGAGGGCCTCACTCCTGACGAGCACGGGGAGCCACACTGATGGAACTGCTGCTGCTCCTCATCTACTCGGCCATCGTCTGGCTGGTCTTCTTCAAGTTCAAGTGGCTGCCGTGGACCTTCGTCTCGCAGGTCATCGTCATCACCCTGCCCATCATCGGCATCGTGGCGCTGCTCCTGCTGGCCAACGTGTACGCGCCGTCCTCGTCGGACGCGCGGGTGATGAACTACGTGGTGCAGGTCGTCCCGCGAGTCTCCGGGCGCGTCGTCGAGGTGCCCGTCCAGCCCAACAGCGCGGTGAAGAAGGGCGACGTGCTCTTCCGCATCGACCCCGAGTCCGCGCGGCTGGAGGTGGACGGACTCAAGGCCAGGGTGCGGGAGGCGGACGCGAAGGTCGCCGGGGCTCGCGCCATCGAGCAGCAGCTCTCCCTGGAGAAGAAGACGGCCCAGGGCAGACGGGCGTCGGTCGCCGCCCGGCTCAACCTGGCCCGGCGGCGCGTGCAACAACACAAGGTGCTCACCGCCAACGGCTCGGGCAACAAGTTCGACCTGCAGCAGGTGGAGTCGGAGGTCCGCAACCTCGAAGGCGAGCTGGCCGCGGCGAACGCCGCCGTGGGGCAGGTCGACCAGAAGCTCGGGTCACGCACGGAGGACGGCACGCTCGTGGACCTCGCCCAGGCCGAGGCCGGACGGGAGCAGGCGCGCGCCACGCTGGCGGACGCGGAGTGGCGTCTGAAGGAAACGGTGACGTACGCGCCCGCGGATGGG is from Myxococcus fulvus and encodes:
- a CDS encoding glycoside hydrolase family 15 protein, with protein sequence MTSTETVQTREAPRTGWGGDTRAEPGLLIEDHALLGDLYTAALVARDGSIDFLCLPDFDSDACFASLLGTPDNGRWKLAPKSPVREVRRRYLGKTLVLETELVTDEGTVRLVDFMPIREGSPHLVRFVEGVQGSVKMRSELRPRFANGYTVPLLSKRDGICAAIAGPDALYLRGGPGEAPPPFESEFTIRAGQRIPFVLSWGQPYKDIPEVLDAEAALRDTQAYWEDWASKIRLPATYQDAVVRSLLTLKACSFHPTGALVAAPTFGLPETPGGERNWDYRFCWIRDAALTLNALMLGNLTDEAEAFGNWLLNAIGGAPDQLQIMYGIRGERRLTEVPLDWLRGYEGARPVRIGNGAYAQFQLDILGEFAAVLYLHSRLKGRMTERAQKALKSVATHVSQVWTQPDHGIWEMRGPKHDFTASKVSAWTAVDRWVRVIEEYGLKEDKAPFVKLRQTIFDEVCSKGYDAQRNTFTQYYGSKGVDASLLFIPLSGFLPPDDPRVAGTVLAIEQELMPEGLVLRYLTEDSVDGLEGEEGAFLACSFWLANTYHLMGRTEDALRLFNKLLGLSNDVGLLAEEYLPKERRLFGNFPQAFSHLALVNSAYLLAEGHKPPMHS
- a CDS encoding glucose-6-phosphate dehydrogenase translates to MIDPLVIIGASGDLTARLLLPAVAELVEQKKAPDGLTITGVDRMDWTEEQFRERMREALDSHATRASPQTRAEVLRRLRYRRADATRAEDLRRALSGFQQSVLAYLALPAHLFEPVLESLSQAGLPEGSVVAVEKPFGVDLTSACRLNELLRLRFPSTLVFRIDHFLSDELVQRIIALRFGNRVLESIWSQQHIQRVVITWDETLTVEGRAAYYDRAGALRDMIQNHLLEVLALVAMEQPSRFDERSIRDARAAVLRAIPTMSMDQVRQRSVRGRYAQGLIAGTQVPAYARERGVEASRETETFAELMLEVASWRWAGVPFVLRTGKALSRAHAEVAVYFRFEPDHALRNRTGGQNVLRIGLSEPYVRLAVNINGPERTLVTTDLELRSRAAGRLAYSNLLLDMLRAEPMLTLRDDEVEEAWRIVGPVLEGWRKGLVPLCEYPAGSAGPSAPEQW
- a CDS encoding DUF3302 domain-containing protein yields the protein MRRWWGLVVWAPLPAHASFLSGDAMDTAADVMSWVVIIIGPVILISGFWMLHILPEKIAEKRHHPQLEAIKMLCLLSLFFGGLLWPLAWLWAYSKPTLYKMAYGHDRVPPPHGSEPAADDDSALAVRPGPAPEGLTPDEHGEPH
- a CDS encoding HlyD family secretion protein, producing the protein MELLLLLIYSAIVWLVFFKFKWLPWTFVSQVIVITLPIIGIVALLLLANVYAPSSSDARVMNYVVQVVPRVSGRVVEVPVQPNSAVKKGDVLFRIDPESARLEVDGLKARVREADAKVAGARAIEQQLSLEKKTAQGRRASVAARLNLARRRVQQHKVLTANGSGNKFDLQQVESEVRNLEGELAAANAAVGQVDQKLGSRTEDGTLVDLAQAEAGREQARATLADAEWRLKETVTYAPADGTVVNLQLRAGSYAAALPISPVMSFVEDEQYVVAFFNQNELHQVQPGDEAEVTLLTFPNRVIKCHVESIVWATGQGQTPIAGVIPETGAEAPPPGRYAVTLKIEKEQGDKVLPAGARGHAAIYTQSFHPVHILRKVILRVGTKLDWLILKLH